One region of Rhodophyticola sp. CCM32 genomic DNA includes:
- a CDS encoding FadR/GntR family transcriptional regulator, with protein sequence MSALDLPSGGRRYLQIAQDLADQITAGAYQSGDRLPPERELSVQLEVSRTTVREALLALEIMRYVEIRVGAGVFVLPEHLRGQENGDLISPETVGPWEVLEARRMVEGHSAFAAAGRMTPAMLEQIGATITRMEAAINDIPKFDMADAEFHALIARAGGNALIESYVAHLWAMRGNSLWQTWYDQTRKVENRRRSISCHKAIYRALQRGQADVARTAMESHLDMLADRFFELNL encoded by the coding sequence ATGAGCGCGCTTGATCTTCCCTCTGGCGGACGCCGTTATTTGCAGATCGCCCAGGATCTGGCTGATCAGATCACGGCGGGCGCCTATCAGTCCGGCGATCGCCTGCCGCCTGAGCGCGAGCTGTCGGTACAGCTAGAGGTCAGCCGCACCACAGTGCGCGAGGCGCTTCTGGCGCTGGAGATCATGCGCTATGTCGAGATCCGCGTGGGCGCGGGCGTGTTCGTTCTGCCCGAACATCTGCGCGGGCAGGAAAACGGCGATCTGATCTCGCCCGAAACGGTGGGCCCTTGGGAGGTGCTGGAGGCGCGGCGCATGGTTGAGGGCCACTCGGCCTTCGCTGCGGCGGGCCGGATGACGCCCGCAATGCTGGAGCAGATCGGCGCCACCATCACCCGTATGGAGGCGGCCATCAATGACATCCCCAAATTCGACATGGCCGATGCCGAGTTTCACGCCCTGATCGCGCGGGCGGGCGGCAATGCGTTGATTGAGTCCTATGTCGCCCATCTCTGGGCCATGCGGGGAAACTCGCTGTGGCAGACCTGGTATGACCAGACCCGCAAGGTCGAGAACCGTCGCCGGTCGATCAGCTGCCACAAGGCGATCTATCGCGCGCTTCAACGCGGCCAGGCCGATGTGGCGCGCACCGCGATGGAATCGCATCTCGACATGCTGGCCGACCGCTTTTTCGAACTGAACCTATAG
- the cydB gene encoding cytochrome d ubiquinol oxidase subunit II: protein MFELSFIWAGIIAFAILTYVILDGFDLGIGILFPFAAGEREKATMMNSIAPIWDGNETWLVMGGGGLFAVFPLAYAIIMPALYMPIILMLLALIFRGVAFEYRWRTKRWKPVWDLAFFGGSLVAAFMQGIALGALVQGIEVAERAYAGGWWDWLSGFSILTGCAVVVGYALLGATWLVLKTEGSLQSQMQVYATRLAAATLGFIGLISILTPFQDPVYFQRWFNLPGSLLSVLMPGAVLAAAWALFRGLKAGKDAQPFLAALSLFILCFIGIGISFYPNIAPPGLTIAEAAAPDESLRFALVGTVILVPMILGYTAYAYWVFRGKIDPEEGYH, encoded by the coding sequence ATGTTTGAACTTTCTTTTATCTGGGCCGGGATCATCGCCTTTGCCATCCTGACCTATGTCATCCTTGACGGGTTCGATCTGGGTATCGGCATCCTGTTTCCCTTCGCAGCGGGGGAACGGGAAAAGGCGACGATGATGAATTCCATCGCGCCGATCTGGGACGGCAACGAAACCTGGCTGGTGATGGGCGGGGGCGGGCTTTTTGCGGTCTTTCCCCTGGCCTATGCAATCATCATGCCCGCACTTTATATGCCGATCATTCTGATGCTTCTGGCATTGATCTTTCGCGGCGTCGCCTTTGAATATCGCTGGCGGACAAAACGCTGGAAACCGGTCTGGGATCTGGCTTTCTTCGGCGGATCGCTTGTCGCCGCATTCATGCAGGGCATCGCCCTTGGCGCCTTGGTGCAGGGGATAGAGGTCGCGGAGCGCGCCTATGCCGGTGGCTGGTGGGATTGGCTCAGCGGGTTTTCGATCCTGACCGGCTGTGCCGTTGTTGTCGGCTATGCACTTCTTGGGGCGACATGGCTGGTTCTGAAGACAGAGGGCAGCCTGCAAAGCCAGATGCAGGTTTACGCAACAAGGCTTGCGGCGGCCACGCTTGGGTTCATCGGCCTGATCAGCATTCTGACACCGTTTCAGGACCCTGTTTACTTCCAGCGCTGGTTCAATCTGCCGGGCAGCCTGTTGAGTGTGTTGATGCCAGGTGCCGTGCTTGCCGCTGCCTGGGCGCTGTTCCGCGGGCTGAAAGCCGGCAAGGATGCGCAGCCGTTTCTGGCGGCGCTCAGCTTGTTCATTCTGTGTTTCATCGGCATCGGGATCAGTTTTTACCCCAATATTGCCCCACCCGGCCTGACCATCGCCGAGGCGGCTGCACCAGATGAAAGCCTGCGGTTTGCCCTTGTCGGAACGGTTATTCTGGTTCCGATGATCCTGGGATATACCGCCTATGCCTATTGGGTGTTTCGGGGCAAGATTGACCCCGAAGAAGGGTATCACTGA
- a CDS encoding peptide ABC transporter substrate-binding protein: MIRHSLFATSALFSMALCGAAWAQATHPETGEPLAEDQTFQYRLQDQFPSLDPQLIEETAGGHVARQIFEGLLTQNADGTLRPGVAEEWTSEDNQTWVFTLRDDARWSNGDPVTAHDFVYAWQRAADPATASEYAWYVELSQIRNAAAVIAGEVGPEELDVRAIDDRTLEVTLGQPLPYFPQMTVHYTFMPTHQPTVEAHGANWTNPENIVSNGAYVLDQIAVNEFFHLVPNPEYWGADDAIITEITGYVINDANQALNRFHAGEFDMMDDLPAGSYPRLEEEMPDTAHSVPRLCSYYYAVNQSENGHEALQDPRVRQALSYAINRNVITDQILQAGQAPAYSFTHWATAGFELPEIEYATWTQEERMARALELMEEAGYGPDNPIEINLIYNTSENHRQIATVISQMWRPLGVTTVLNNYEWQSYLDIRGNQNFDVARGAWCGDYNEASTFLDLMTSSNANNDGKYFSEDVDRLMTESVSEADPQPTYTQVEQILAEDMAILPIYHYTQNFVLDPTIRNWPMQNVENNWYVRDIYRAAE, encoded by the coding sequence ATGATCAGACACAGCCTTTTCGCCACATCCGCTCTTTTCTCAATGGCCCTGTGCGGTGCCGCATGGGCCCAGGCCACGCATCCTGAAACCGGGGAACCGCTGGCCGAGGATCAAACCTTTCAATACCGCCTGCAGGATCAATTCCCGTCCCTTGACCCGCAATTGATCGAAGAAACGGCGGGCGGCCATGTGGCACGGCAAATCTTCGAGGGGCTTTTGACCCAGAATGCCGATGGAACGCTGCGTCCCGGTGTGGCCGAGGAATGGACGTCAGAGGACAACCAGACATGGGTATTCACATTGCGAGACGATGCCCGCTGGTCGAATGGTGATCCGGTGACCGCGCATGATTTCGTTTATGCCTGGCAGCGTGCCGCGGACCCGGCCACCGCCTCCGAATACGCATGGTATGTTGAGTTGAGCCAGATCCGGAATGCCGCCGCCGTCATCGCCGGTGAAGTCGGCCCCGAAGAGCTTGACGTGCGCGCCATTGATGATCGAACGCTTGAGGTGACACTTGGCCAACCCCTGCCGTATTTCCCGCAGATGACCGTCCATTACACCTTCATGCCGACCCATCAGCCGACCGTCGAGGCCCATGGCGCGAACTGGACCAATCCTGAAAACATCGTCTCCAACGGCGCTTATGTGCTGGACCAGATCGCCGTGAACGAGTTTTTTCACCTGGTCCCGAACCCGGAATACTGGGGGGCGGATGATGCCATTATCACCGAGATCACCGGCTATGTGATCAATGATGCCAATCAGGCACTCAACCGGTTCCATGCGGGTGAGTTCGACATGATGGACGACCTGCCCGCCGGCAGCTATCCGCGGCTTGAGGAAGAGATGCCGGATACCGCCCATTCGGTGCCGCGTCTCTGTTCCTATTATTACGCGGTCAACCAGTCCGAGAATGGCCATGAGGCGTTGCAGGACCCGCGTGTGCGTCAAGCGCTCAGCTATGCGATCAATCGCAATGTGATCACCGATCAGATCCTGCAGGCGGGCCAGGCCCCGGCCTATAGTTTCACCCATTGGGCGACAGCGGGCTTTGAACTGCCCGAGATCGAATATGCCACCTGGACCCAGGAAGAGCGTATGGCCCGCGCGCTGGAACTGATGGAGGAGGCGGGTTACGGACCCGACAACCCCATTGAGATAAACCTGATCTACAACACGTCGGAAAACCACCGGCAGATCGCTACCGTGATCAGCCAGATGTGGCGCCCCCTTGGTGTGACCACGGTGCTCAACAATTACGAATGGCAGTCCTATCTCGATATCCGGGGCAATCAGAACTTCGATGTGGCGCGCGGCGCATGGTGCGGGGATTATAACGAGGCCTCGACCTTCCTTGATCTCATGACATCAAGCAACGCGAACAATGACGGCAAATATTTCAGTGAAGATGTCGATCGGCTGATGACCGAAAGTGTCAGTGAGGCTGATCCGCAGCCGACATATACCCAGGTCGAGCAGATCCTGGCGGAAGACATGGCGATCCTGCCGATCTATCACTACACGCAGAATTTCGTGCTGGATCCGACCATTCGGAACTGGCCGATGCAGAATGTGGAAAACAACTGGTATGTGCGCGACATCTATCGCGCCGCTGAGTGA
- a CDS encoding sulfatase-like hydrolase/transferase has translation MDVRPDIVMVMTDQHAARVMGCTGDAHAQTPALDALAAAGTRFTNAYCNSPLCVPSRMSFLTGLEPHVSGVLNNDAYLPSDIPTIAHALGAAGYDCHLVGRMHFYGPDQLHGFAHRPIGDIGASYPGGNPPEIGPLTKGRGNRGPELAHSGAGETSYQAYDHAVTDQAIETIEALKAQRAHTGRPFFVLASLFCPHPPYICAREDYDAFDGTLPPPRLPPPNEDHPAIADWRAAGRTAEISDENQRISRTAYYGLVRMIDGMCGRVFDLVKDRENTLSIYASDHGESLGERGLWWKSVMYDQSAKVPMILRGVGFEAGHQDGRVTSLADLSATILEQANASLPGHIGHSLTQDPVAGGRCISSYYGGLMNIRLPDIRHRMLRQGRFKLIWYDGHDAQLFDLRSDPDELCNLAEDVRYASTLADLSTQLLDGWSVKQIADAQAIKSAQFSVIRNWVRKTRPEESYRWFDHTPERNRYT, from the coding sequence ATGGATGTTCGGCCCGATATCGTGATGGTCATGACGGATCAGCACGCGGCGCGTGTTATGGGTTGCACGGGGGACGCGCATGCCCAGACCCCGGCGCTGGATGCGCTGGCCGCTGCTGGCACGCGGTTCACCAACGCCTATTGCAATTCGCCGCTCTGCGTGCCCTCGCGCATGTCGTTTCTGACGGGGCTGGAGCCGCATGTTTCGGGTGTACTGAACAACGACGCCTACCTGCCCTCTGACATCCCCACCATCGCCCACGCATTGGGCGCGGCGGGCTATGATTGCCACCTGGTGGGGCGGATGCATTTTTATGGGCCGGATCAGCTGCATGGTTTTGCCCATCGCCCCATCGGCGATATCGGTGCCAGCTATCCGGGGGGCAACCCGCCCGAGATCGGGCCGTTGACCAAAGGCAGGGGCAATCGCGGGCCCGAGTTGGCCCATTCAGGAGCGGGTGAGACATCCTACCAGGCCTATGATCACGCCGTGACGGATCAGGCGATTGAGACGATTGAGGCGCTCAAGGCCCAACGTGCCCACACGGGGCGACCCTTTTTCGTGCTGGCCTCGCTTTTCTGCCCGCACCCGCCCTATATCTGCGCGCGGGAGGATTACGATGCGTTTGATGGCACCCTGCCGCCCCCTCGATTACCTCCACCCAACGAAGATCACCCCGCCATTGCCGACTGGCGCGCCGCGGGTCGCACCGCAGAAATATCGGATGAAAATCAGCGCATTAGCCGCACCGCCTATTACGGGTTGGTGCGGATGATTGACGGTATGTGCGGGCGCGTCTTCGACTTGGTGAAAGATCGCGAAAACACGTTGAGTATCTACGCCTCTGATCATGGCGAAAGCTTGGGCGAGCGGGGGCTGTGGTGGAAAAGCGTGATGTATGATCAGAGCGCAAAGGTCCCCATGATCCTTCGGGGGGTAGGGTTTGAAGCTGGCCACCAGGATGGCCGGGTGACCAGCTTGGCCGACCTCTCTGCAACGATCCTTGAGCAGGCCAATGCCAGTTTGCCGGGGCACATCGGACATTCTTTAACCCAAGATCCGGTTGCTGGCGGGCGCTGTATCAGCAGTTATTACGGCGGACTGATGAATATCCGACTGCCCGATATCCGCCACAGAATGCTGCGACAAGGGCGGTTCAAATTGATCTGGTATGATGGCCACGATGCTCAGCTTTTTGACCTAAGGTCGGATCCCGATGAATTGTGCAATCTCGCGGAAGATGTCCGCTATGCTAGCACTTTGGCAGATCTATCAACGCAATTGCTCGACGGATGGTCAGTCAAGCAAATCGCGGATGCTCAGGCGATAAAAAGCGCACAATTCTCGGTTATTCGAAATTGGGTGAGAAAGACCAGACCGGAGGAGTCCTATCGCTGGTTTGACCACACGCCCGAGCGGAACCGGTACACATGA
- a CDS encoding DUF2474 family protein, giving the protein MQPRATLRKLGWFVAIWIMSVTALGLVAYIIRLALKV; this is encoded by the coding sequence ATGCAGCCCCGCGCGACCTTGCGAAAACTCGGTTGGTTTGTCGCCATATGGATTATGAGCGTCACCGCACTTGGCCTTGTCGCTTACATCATCCGGCTGGCCCTCAAGGTCTGA
- a CDS encoding tripartite tricarboxylate transporter TctB family protein: MTSKQARALGDLALLGVIFLGVALLFIGASTLPPPRFEPLGSAAMPRILGAALVLLSLPVAWVAIRDLMAREADAERQALKLPYGGALVLATLVAYVAALDFAQAPFVLSTTAFVAAIGLIVDRVNLRVLAIYGGLGLILSNALLYVFSNFLYVQIG; encoded by the coding sequence ATGACATCGAAACAGGCCAGAGCGTTGGGCGATCTTGCATTACTCGGCGTCATTTTTCTGGGCGTGGCGCTTTTGTTCATCGGGGCCTCGACCCTGCCGCCACCACGGTTCGAGCCGCTCGGCTCGGCGGCAATGCCGCGCATCCTGGGTGCGGCGCTGGTGCTTTTGTCCTTGCCGGTAGCCTGGGTTGCGATCCGAGATCTGATGGCGCGGGAGGCCGATGCAGAGCGTCAGGCGCTGAAGCTGCCTTATGGTGGGGCGCTGGTTCTGGCCACGCTGGTCGCCTATGTCGCGGCCTTGGATTTCGCGCAGGCGCCTTTCGTGCTCTCGACAACCGCTTTTGTCGCCGCGATCGGCCTGATCGTTGACCGGGTCAACCTGCGGGTGCTGGCGATCTATGGCGGGCTGGGGCTGATCCTGTCCAATGCGCTGCTCTACGTCTTTTCCAACTTCCTCTATGTGCAGATCGGCTGA
- a CDS encoding tripartite tricarboxylate transporter permease, whose protein sequence is MLDAFSLLFQWHNLLILAGGTALGIVVGAIPGLTASMLIALTLPLTFHMDPVSAVTLLIGEYVGGISGGLITAILLRMPGTPASIVTTFDGYPMAKSGRAQRALALGITASVAGGIISWVFLAGMSPSLARFALQFGPWEYFALVLMALVMLAVLAQGSLAKGLLAAALGMAFALPGIDSSIGQARLTFGSSAMLSGFGILPVLIGAFAISQVLRDASAPKMQTEKINMPKERLPVYRSDMNTHGANMMRSSVIGTWIGLLPGIGANIAALVSYSTTKQLSHEPEKFGTGHEPGVVAGESANNASIGGALIPLITMGIPGSVTEAILIGALTIHNLQPGPLLFQNAPEIAYGIIAAYLIANIFMLLMMWSAVHHIAKVVHIPRAALLSVILVFCVLGSYAVNNSFTDVWVMVAFGVIGLVLEATKMPLGPFVIGFVLSPIAEEQLRASLMMADGNVADILTRPYALLFLALSALTVAWPWIMTKISSRKGTGA, encoded by the coding sequence ATGCTTGATGCGTTTTCGCTTCTCTTTCAGTGGCATAACCTGCTGATCCTGGCGGGCGGCACGGCGCTTGGCATCGTGGTGGGGGCCATTCCGGGTCTGACGGCCTCAATGCTGATCGCGCTCACCCTGCCGCTGACCTTCCATATGGATCCGGTCAGCGCGGTAACGCTGTTGATCGGGGAATATGTCGGCGGGATTTCCGGTGGGCTGATCACCGCGATCCTGCTGAGGATGCCGGGCACACCGGCCTCGATTGTCACCACATTTGACGGCTATCCGATGGCCAAAAGCGGGCGGGCGCAGCGCGCGCTGGCCTTGGGCATCACGGCCTCGGTCGCGGGCGGGATCATCTCTTGGGTCTTTCTTGCAGGCATGTCGCCCTCGCTGGCGCGGTTTGCGCTGCAATTCGGGCCTTGGGAATACTTCGCGCTGGTGCTGATGGCGCTGGTGATGCTGGCGGTGCTGGCGCAGGGATCGCTGGCCAAGGGGCTCTTGGCCGCCGCTTTGGGCATGGCCTTTGCCTTGCCGGGGATCGACAGTTCCATCGGGCAGGCGCGGCTGACCTTTGGCAGTTCTGCGATGCTGTCAGGCTTTGGCATTTTGCCGGTTCTGATCGGCGCCTTTGCCATCAGCCAGGTCTTGCGCGACGCCTCGGCCCCCAAGATGCAGACTGAAAAGATCAACATGCCGAAAGAGCGCCTGCCGGTCTATCGCTCGGACATGAATACTCATGGCGCCAATATGATGCGATCCTCGGTCATTGGCACTTGGATCGGGCTTTTGCCGGGGATCGGCGCCAATATCGCGGCGCTGGTCTCTTATTCCACTACCAAACAGCTATCGCATGAGCCCGAGAAATTCGGCACCGGGCATGAACCTGGCGTGGTCGCGGGCGAGAGCGCCAATAACGCCTCAATCGGCGGCGCGCTGATCCCGCTGATTACGATGGGCATCCCCGGCAGTGTGACCGAAGCCATCCTGATCGGTGCGCTGACCATCCATAATCTGCAACCGGGGCCTTTGCTGTTCCAGAACGCGCCCGAGATCGCCTATGGCATCATCGCCGCCTATCTGATCGCCAATATCTTCATGCTTTTGATGATGTGGAGCGCGGTGCACCATATCGCCAAGGTTGTTCACATCCCACGCGCGGCCCTGCTGAGTGTCATTCTGGTCTTCTGTGTGCTGGGCTCTTACGCGGTGAATAACAGCTTTACCGATGTCTGGGTCATGGTCGCCTTTGGCGTCATCGGCCTGGTGCTGGAAGCCACCAAAATGCCGCTTGGGCCTTTCGTGATCGGCTTTGTCCTCAGCCCGATTGCCGAGGAACAATTGCGCGCCTCGCTGATGATGGCCGATGGAAATGTTGCCGACATCCTGACCCGGCCCTACGCCCTGCTTTTCCTCGCACTATCGGCATTGACCGTTGCATGGCCCTGGATCATGACGAAAATCTCCAGCCGAAAGGGGACTGGGGCATGA
- a CDS encoding tripartite tricarboxylate transporter substrate binding protein — MTATEVQAQSFPSEPIEVIIPFNPGGRTDTVARLLAETIESNGWLDQPMVVVNAAGGAGANAVNQMRRGEADGHTIIHWHHQALIAMAMGLGDFDLGDFRSIGYTGGGSPVWAVRADSEFETIEDLIAHLQAEPRSLVEAVGIGTIPHFVGGMFANAAGFETRYVTANSGSDRLRLLLGGNADIALFAASEFLLQGEDLRALVYFGRERLPDLPDVPTATELGYDVSWANPNWWLAPADTPDEVIEVLAGALEQAISDPDIVAHFNSNTLEPYWMSGDDALEQAESILEALNEVATTIQ, encoded by the coding sequence ATGACAGCAACCGAGGTGCAAGCGCAGAGCTTTCCCTCAGAGCCGATCGAGGTGATTATCCCCTTCAATCCGGGCGGGCGCACCGACACGGTTGCGCGGCTTTTGGCGGAAACCATTGAATCGAATGGGTGGCTGGATCAGCCGATGGTGGTGGTGAACGCCGCTGGTGGCGCGGGCGCAAATGCCGTGAACCAAATGCGCCGGGGCGAGGCCGATGGCCATACCATCATCCATTGGCACCATCAGGCGCTGATTGCGATGGCGATGGGCCTGGGGGATTTCGACCTCGGGGATTTTCGGTCCATTGGATATACCGGCGGCGGTAGCCCGGTTTGGGCCGTACGGGCCGATTCCGAGTTCGAGACCATCGAGGATCTGATTGCGCATCTGCAAGCTGAACCGCGCAGCCTGGTTGAGGCCGTGGGCATCGGCACCATCCCGCATTTCGTGGGCGGCATGTTCGCCAATGCGGCCGGATTTGAAACCCGCTATGTGACCGCCAACAGTGGCTCGGACCGTCTGCGCCTTCTTTTGGGCGGGAATGCCGATATCGCGCTTTTCGCCGCCTCGGAATTCCTGCTTCAGGGCGAGGATCTGCGGGCGCTGGTCTATTTCGGGCGTGAACGCCTGCCGGATCTGCCCGATGTACCGACCGCAACCGAACTGGGCTATGACGTTTCCTGGGCCAACCCAAACTGGTGGCTGGCCCCAGCGGACACGCCCGATGAGGTGATCGAGGTTCTGGCCGGTGCGTTGGAACAAGCGATTTCGGACCCCGACATCGTGGCGCATTTCAATTCGAACACGCTGGAGCCCTATTGGATGAGCGGTGATGACGCACTAGAACAGGCCGAGAGCATTCTTGAGGCGCTGAACGAAGTGGCCACGACCATTCAATAA
- a CDS encoding sulfatase family protein, whose translation MSDKPDIVMIVTDQQRYDTIRALGASHMDTPNLDRLAERGVTFSNCHVTAPSCVPSRASLFSGYYPHTNGVLANGQAWERTWVSDLQEAGYQTVNIGKMHTIPYLAPAGFDERFVVENKDRYMEGRYFLDEWDRALAAHGLVKQQREKYREFPDYKDRLGAFTWDLPPNLQSDNFVGGMTRWWLETKPVEKPLFLVVGFPGPHPPYDPTPDYAEKYMARDVPLPVVTDEEMDALPPPLKEKRIHDVEVDHDSVSWKLNPTRDELHRMRAYYYANVEMIDREIGDILDALEARGRLDNTILIFTSDHGDCLGDHGLSQKWSGYEEVTRVPLIISALGRIEGGREVEELVQLFDLGPTILEWAGVTPDASFEAETLNPALEGDAFAGRDHVYCEQGGDVNLTGTTFFTMIRSKTHKLVHFQGQDYGQLFDLRSDPREVQNLWDVPEAAAVKQDLLNTMLNWHIDSALATRDARKRVVSSG comes from the coding sequence TTGTCTGACAAACCCGATATCGTGATGATCGTCACCGATCAGCAACGCTACGACACGATCCGCGCGCTTGGCGCAAGCCATATGGATACGCCCAATCTGGACCGTCTGGCCGAACGGGGCGTGACATTCTCGAACTGTCATGTGACGGCGCCAAGCTGCGTGCCATCGCGCGCCTCGCTGTTCTCGGGCTACTATCCGCATACCAATGGCGTCTTGGCCAATGGGCAGGCGTGGGAGCGCACGTGGGTTTCAGACCTGCAAGAGGCTGGCTATCAAACCGTCAATATCGGCAAGATGCACACGATCCCCTATCTGGCACCCGCCGGCTTTGACGAACGCTTTGTCGTTGAAAACAAGGATCGGTATATGGAGGGGCGGTATTTTCTGGATGAATGGGACAGGGCGCTGGCGGCCCATGGTCTGGTGAAACAGCAGCGCGAAAAATACCGCGAATTTCCAGATTACAAGGACCGCCTTGGGGCCTTCACATGGGATCTGCCGCCCAACCTGCAGTCGGATAATTTTGTAGGCGGCATGACGCGCTGGTGGTTGGAGACGAAGCCCGTTGAAAAGCCGCTCTTTCTGGTTGTCGGCTTTCCCGGACCCCATCCGCCCTATGACCCAACCCCGGATTACGCCGAGAAGTACATGGCGCGCGATGTGCCTTTGCCGGTTGTCACCGATGAAGAGATGGACGCGCTACCGCCGCCGCTGAAGGAAAAACGGATCCATGACGTCGAGGTCGATCATGACTCCGTCAGTTGGAAACTGAACCCGACACGCGACGAACTGCATCGGATGCGCGCCTATTACTATGCCAATGTCGAGATGATCGACCGTGAGATCGGCGATATTCTCGACGCGCTTGAGGCGCGCGGGCGGCTGGACAATACGATCCTGATCTTCACCTCGGATCATGGCGATTGTCTGGGCGATCACGGGCTCAGCCAGAAATGGTCCGGCTATGAAGAGGTCACGCGTGTGCCGCTGATCATCTCGGCACTAGGTCGCATTGAGGGCGGGCGCGAGGTTGAGGAGCTGGTGCAGCTCTTCGATCTAGGCCCCACCATTTTGGAATGGGCGGGCGTCACACCCGATGCCAGTTTCGAGGCTGAAACGCTGAATCCCGCGCTTGAGGGCGACGCCTTCGCCGGTCGCGACCATGTCTATTGTGAACAAGGCGGCGATGTGAATCTGACGGGCACCACGTTTTTCACCATGATCCGCTCCAAAACTCATAAGCTGGTACATTTTCAGGGACAGGACTACGGGCAGCTTTTCGACCTGAGATCAGATCCGAGAGAGGTGCAAAACCTCTGGGACGTTCCTGAAGCAGCAGCAGTCAAGCAGGACCTTTTGAACACCATGCTCAACTGGCATATCGATAGCGCCCTCGCCACGCGTGACGCCCGAAAACGCGTGGTGTCGAGTGGGTGA
- a CDS encoding cytochrome ubiquinol oxidase subunit I, translating into MFDTFTAETLARMQFAFTVSFHIIFPAFSIGLASYLAVLNGLWLRTRDETYLTLFTYWKKIFAVAFGMGVVSGIVMSYQFGTNWSVFSDRTGPILGPLMAYEVLSAFFLEAGFLGIMLFGRERVGEKLHMFATAMVAFGTLMSATWILSVNSWMQTPAGYGINELGQFVPEDWWQIVFNPSFPYRLVHMVLAAYLTTALVVGGVGGLHLLRNRTDGPARRMFSMAMWMLVVVAPLQILAGDQHGLNTLEHQPAKVMAMEGHYESHPHGAPLILFGIPNAAERRIDYAIEIPNLSSLILKHSWNAPLDGLDTIPDDEEPPVAIVFWSFRVMVGLGFAMLGLGAWSLWRRLRGRLYEDRWLHRSAIAMGPMGFVAVLAGWITTEVGRQPFTVYGLLRTSDSLAPVAAPAVAASLLAFIIVYFFIFGAGTFYLLRMMNKPPATPHLGLKDGPIRTAGITPVAQTNPDGLPGE; encoded by the coding sequence ATGTTCGACACATTCACAGCAGAGACACTGGCCCGAATGCAATTTGCGTTCACCGTGTCGTTTCACATCATCTTTCCGGCTTTCTCGATCGGGTTGGCCAGCTATCTTGCCGTGCTGAACGGGCTTTGGCTGCGCACCCGGGATGAGACCTACCTGACCCTCTTCACGTACTGGAAGAAAATCTTTGCCGTGGCTTTCGGGATGGGTGTCGTCTCGGGCATTGTGATGTCCTATCAGTTCGGCACAAACTGGTCGGTCTTTTCCGACAGAACAGGCCCGATCCTCGGGCCATTGATGGCTTATGAGGTTCTGTCGGCATTCTTTCTGGAGGCAGGCTTTCTTGGCATCATGCTGTTCGGGCGCGAACGCGTGGGTGAGAAACTGCATATGTTCGCCACGGCCATGGTGGCCTTTGGGACGCTGATGTCGGCGACATGGATTCTGTCGGTGAACAGCTGGATGCAGACACCTGCGGGTTATGGCATAAATGAGCTGGGGCAATTCGTGCCGGAAGACTGGTGGCAGATCGTCTTCAACCCCTCTTTCCCCTACCGCCTGGTTCACATGGTTCTGGCGGCGTATCTGACAACCGCTTTGGTCGTCGGGGGTGTCGGGGGCCTGCATTTGCTGCGCAACCGCACGGACGGACCGGCCCGCCGCATGTTCTCCATGGCGATGTGGATGCTTGTTGTTGTGGCGCCGTTGCAGATTTTGGCGGGCGATCAGCATGGGCTGAACACGCTGGAACACCAGCCCGCCAAGGTCATGGCGATGGAGGGGCATTATGAAAGCCATCCCCACGGCGCGCCGCTGATCCTGTTCGGCATTCCCAATGCCGCAGAACGCCGGATCGACTACGCCATTGAAATACCCAACCTGTCGAGCCTGATCCTCAAGCACAGCTGGAATGCACCGCTGGATGGTCTGGACACGATCCCCGATGATGAAGAACCCCCCGTGGCCATCGTCTTCTGGAGTTTCCGCGTCATGGTCGGCCTTGGCTTCGCCATGCTGGGATTGGGCGCCTGGAGCCTGTGGCGACGCCTGCGCGGACGGCTTTATGAGGACCGTTGGCTGCACCGCAGCGCAATCGCGATGGGACCAATGGGGTTTGTTGCCGTCCTCGCAGGCTGGATCACGACAGAGGTCGGCCGCCAGCCATTCACAGTCTATGGTCTGCTGCGCACAAGCGACAGCCTTGCGCCGGTCGCCGCCCCGGCTGTCGCGGCATCCCTGCTGGCCTTCATCATTGTCTATTTCTTCATCTTCGGCGCGGGCACATTCTATCTGCTCAGAATGATGAACAAGCCACCCGCAACCCCGCATCTGGGCCTGAAAGACGGCCCCATCCGCACCGCCGGGATTACCCCGGTTGCGCAAACCAATCCAGACGGCCTTCCCGGCGAGTAG